In a single window of the Planctomycetia bacterium genome:
- a CDS encoding glycosyltransferase family 2 protein, protein MVEELFRQAEKPRLSVIIPAINEAQYLSRCLDSIPGNPGIEVIVVDGGSTDKTVEIAKSRGATVVSGGPGRASQMNAGAAIAIGDSLMFLHADTCLPPNGTREIARLMAMQGTALAAFRLGFDRHSIGLRCIGWLANFRSRVLKMPYGDQAFCVRTERFHLLKGFKTLPFMEDFEFVRRVRRCGVVRLSNLAVCTSARRWLRDGILRTTLVNQACIFGFLFGVSPRTLVMFRGRGTSNKVAIAQAPPLPFAESDRPSSQSSNQTARLRLEP, encoded by the coding sequence GTGGTCGAGGAACTCTTCCGCCAAGCCGAGAAACCGCGCCTTTCGGTCATCATCCCGGCCATCAATGAAGCGCAATACCTCAGTCGCTGCCTTGACAGCATTCCCGGCAACCCAGGGATCGAGGTCATCGTGGTTGACGGCGGTAGCACTGACAAAACCGTTGAGATCGCAAAATCGCGCGGTGCCACCGTGGTCTCTGGAGGACCCGGACGGGCCTCCCAGATGAATGCCGGTGCTGCCATTGCGATCGGAGATTCGCTCATGTTCCTGCACGCCGATACTTGTCTTCCTCCAAATGGTACCCGGGAGATTGCGCGTCTCATGGCAATGCAGGGGACCGCGTTGGCTGCTTTTCGGCTTGGATTCGATCGTCATTCGATTGGCCTTCGATGCATCGGATGGCTCGCAAACTTCCGCTCCCGCGTGTTAAAGATGCCCTATGGCGATCAGGCGTTTTGTGTGCGAACTGAACGGTTCCACCTTTTGAAGGGTTTCAAGACGTTGCCCTTTATGGAAGACTTCGAGTTCGTTCGCCGCGTTCGCCGATGCGGCGTCGTAAGATTGTCTAACTTGGCGGTTTGCACCTCCGCCCGTCGATGGCTGCGGGATGGTATCTTGCGCACGACCCTAGTGAATCAAGCCTGCATCTTCGGCTTCTTATTCGGCGTGTCGCCGAGGACTCTGGTGATGTTTCGCGGGAGAGGTACTTCAAATAAAGTGGCGATCGCGCAGGCGCCGCCGCTACCATTTGCGGAGTCCGATCGCCCGAGCTCTCAATCCTCTAATCAAACGGCTCGACTACGATTGGAGCCTTAA
- the terL gene encoding phage terminase large subunit yields the protein MELYELLQELPPGGRLAVAGPRGSAKSTLVSLIYLLWFICYKKAKFIVLVSDTEEKAADFLGHVKDELVENDRLVADFPEVCEQGGHYPRWPRWRKNEIITANKVKVTALGYGQNIRGKRHRQDRPELILLDDVEGRENTATAEGRFKLDEWFHKAILKSGTRDTRVVVVGTIQHYDALLAKLTDPTKNPMWIGRIYRSVMAWASRQDLWEAWVAILRRMDEYDGATGPAAAKAYFEAHREAMLEGTEVLWPECEDYHTLMLMREGDGPAAFDSEKQNEPVNPADCYFADEDFRFWDETWSTEQALIASLESNAQFFGACDPSLGKLGKHADDSAIITLLKDAKSGNLYVLDADISRRKPDKIIDDILDYQRIRKYARFALETNQFQSFMKDELERRSKAKSLYLPVEGINHTTDKMGRIQSLQPLIRSGALQLCKRHRVLIEQLRLFPKASHDDAPDALQLAVHLARVVGGGPTKEEWEECIELNRRLVAMQPNLDSFFGISGSIADCPGLW from the coding sequence ATGGAACTGTACGAACTCCTTCAGGAGTTGCCGCCGGGAGGACGATTGGCTGTGGCCGGCCCGCGCGGCAGCGCCAAGAGCACGCTCGTCAGCCTGATCTACCTCCTCTGGTTCATCTGCTACAAGAAGGCCAAGTTCATCGTCCTGGTCTCCGACACCGAAGAAAAAGCCGCCGACTTCCTCGGTCATGTGAAGGACGAATTGGTCGAGAACGACCGCCTCGTCGCCGACTTCCCCGAGGTCTGCGAGCAAGGTGGCCATTACCCCCGTTGGCCACGCTGGCGCAAGAATGAGATCATCACCGCCAACAAGGTGAAGGTCACGGCGCTGGGTTACGGCCAGAATATTCGGGGTAAGCGCCATCGCCAAGATCGACCCGAACTCATCCTCCTCGACGATGTCGAGGGACGTGAGAACACGGCGACGGCCGAGGGCCGCTTCAAGTTGGACGAGTGGTTCCACAAGGCCATCCTCAAGTCGGGCACCCGCGACACGCGTGTGGTTGTGGTCGGGACCATCCAGCACTACGACGCCCTGCTGGCCAAGTTGACCGACCCCACCAAGAACCCCATGTGGATCGGCCGCATCTATCGCTCAGTTATGGCCTGGGCATCTCGGCAAGACCTATGGGAAGCCTGGGTCGCCATCCTTCGACGAATGGATGAATACGACGGCGCGACCGGTCCTGCCGCCGCCAAGGCCTACTTCGAGGCCCATCGTGAGGCGATGCTGGAAGGCACCGAAGTCCTCTGGCCGGAGTGCGAGGACTATCACACCCTGATGCTCATGCGCGAAGGCGATGGGCCGGCCGCCTTTGATTCCGAAAAGCAGAACGAGCCGGTCAACCCGGCCGACTGCTACTTTGCAGACGAGGACTTTCGGTTCTGGGATGAGACCTGGTCGACCGAGCAAGCGCTGATCGCATCGCTGGAGAGCAATGCCCAGTTCTTCGGGGCCTGCGACCCTTCCCTGGGCAAACTCGGCAAGCATGCCGACGACTCGGCGATCATCACCCTGCTGAAGGATGCCAAGAGCGGCAATCTCTATGTCCTCGATGCCGACATCTCCCGGCGGAAGCCGGACAAAATCATCGACGACATTCTCGACTACCAGCGCATCCGGAAATACGCCCGGTTCGCCCTGGAGACCAACCAGTTCCAGTCCTTTATGAAGGATGAGCTCGAACGGCGTTCAAAGGCCAAAAGCCTCTACCTCCCGGTCGAAGGCATCAACCACACCACCGACAAGATGGGCCGCATTCAGAGCCTGCAGCCGTTGATCCGTTCGGGCGCGCTACAGCTTTGCAAAAGGCATCGCGTCCTCATCGAGCAGCTCCGGCTCTTCCCCAAGGCCTCACATGATGACGCCCCCGATGCCCTGCAATTGGCCGTGCACTTGGCGCGCGTCGTGGGTGGCGGACCGACCAAAGAGGAATGGGAAGAGTGCATCGAACTCAATCGTCGCCTTGTGGCCATGCAACCCAACTTGGATTCTTTCTTTGGGATTTCGGGATCGATCGCCGACTGCCCGGGGCTTTGGTAA
- a CDS encoding helix-turn-helix domain-containing protein, giving the protein MKPTAPSTSQEGPPEIPVLTLINEIKDRRTSPKGLSTEDRRRCVEFLRTEGYVIAEIAQILGRNERTIRRDINQIREELALAPDPRFAERMIGQLAHEAEVSIARLRRIAREGGCSGMERLMAEGMAWKTFKEFFEKLQSVGYLPRVPTGVVAEVYQRLDAEPIAAYDQLAKELQEVVEVSKATGRLTTEQADRCMALQEEVERGRMSVRLDRLKEDVKAQEP; this is encoded by the coding sequence GTGAAGCCGACGGCCCCTTCCACTTCCCAGGAGGGCCCCCCTGAAATCCCGGTCCTGACACTCATCAACGAGATCAAGGACAGGCGGACTTCTCCCAAGGGACTGTCGACCGAGGATCGGCGGCGCTGCGTGGAATTCCTGCGGACCGAGGGATATGTCATCGCCGAGATTGCCCAGATCCTCGGCCGCAATGAACGGACCATTCGTCGGGACATCAACCAGATCCGTGAAGAACTCGCCCTGGCCCCGGACCCGCGATTCGCCGAGCGGATGATCGGTCAATTGGCCCATGAAGCGGAAGTGTCGATCGCGCGATTGCGCCGCATCGCCCGCGAGGGAGGTTGCTCCGGCATGGAAAGACTGATGGCCGAAGGGATGGCCTGGAAGACTTTTAAGGAGTTCTTCGAGAAGCTCCAGTCGGTCGGCTACCTGCCCCGCGTCCCCACCGGCGTCGTGGCCGAGGTCTATCAGCGGCTCGATGCCGAACCCATCGCCGCCTATGACCAACTCGCGAAGGAACTGCAGGAGGTCGTGGAAGTCTCCAAGGCAACGGGCCGTTTAACCACCGAGCAGGCCGACCGCTGCATGGCGCTGCAAGAAGAGGTCGAGCGCGGTCGGATGTCGGTCCGACTCGATCGACTCAAAGAGGACGTCAAGGCGCAAGAACCCTAA
- a CDS encoding DNA modification methylase, translated as MPLRIRKVAIKKINPAPYNPRVDLQPGDEEYERLHRSLDEFGCVEPLVWNERSGHLVGGHQRLKILVANGAKEVEVSVVDLPPEREKALNIALNKVQGDWDRHKLAALLDELGTIPDFDVSLTGFDRVEIGQLLDRFGDQKSAGEDGFDLADSLDEAAEEPPVTQPGELIELGPHRLLCGDSAKSEDVARLLQCIQVDLVFTDPPYNVAYYGGNRPTPQKARPKRSRQWRRIYHDNLTQEDYESWLGGILDGMLASLAPGAPFYLWNGHRQFGPMHARLSAAGAHISCVLTWAKERFAIGYGDFNQQTEFCLYGWKDDGQAHRWYGPTNESTLWQVPRDCTREYRHPTQKPIALAERAIVNSSRRDDVVLDLFLGSGSTLIAAERLTRRCFGIELDPRYCDAIVRRYLTFVGDLQPLHDLRQRYLARLEVAL; from the coding sequence ATGCCACTAAGAATTCGGAAAGTCGCGATCAAGAAGATCAATCCAGCGCCGTACAACCCCCGCGTTGACCTTCAACCCGGCGACGAAGAGTACGAGCGCCTTCATCGATCGCTCGATGAATTCGGCTGCGTCGAACCCTTGGTTTGGAATGAACGAAGTGGCCATCTGGTCGGCGGGCATCAGAGACTGAAGATTCTGGTGGCCAACGGCGCAAAGGAGGTGGAGGTCAGCGTCGTCGATCTGCCTCCGGAGCGCGAGAAGGCCCTTAACATCGCCCTCAACAAGGTCCAGGGGGATTGGGATCGTCATAAGCTGGCTGCCCTCCTGGATGAACTCGGGACGATCCCTGACTTCGACGTCTCGTTGACCGGCTTTGACCGCGTCGAAATCGGGCAACTCCTGGATCGATTCGGGGACCAGAAGTCGGCCGGAGAGGATGGATTCGATCTAGCTGACTCGCTCGACGAGGCGGCTGAGGAACCGCCCGTGACCCAGCCGGGAGAGCTCATCGAGTTGGGTCCCCATCGGCTTCTGTGCGGCGATTCCGCGAAATCTGAGGATGTGGCCCGGCTACTACAATGTATACAGGTAGACTTGGTCTTTACCGACCCGCCCTACAACGTCGCCTACTACGGGGGCAATCGACCCACCCCGCAGAAGGCCCGCCCCAAGCGTTCCCGCCAATGGCGACGAATCTACCACGACAATCTGACCCAGGAAGATTACGAATCCTGGCTGGGCGGCATTCTTGACGGGATGCTCGCATCACTTGCACCGGGTGCGCCATTTTACCTTTGGAATGGCCACCGGCAGTTCGGGCCGATGCATGCCCGGCTCTCGGCCGCCGGCGCGCACATCTCCTGCGTCCTCACCTGGGCCAAGGAACGATTCGCGATTGGATACGGCGATTTCAATCAGCAAACGGAATTCTGCCTCTACGGCTGGAAAGATGATGGCCAGGCCCATCGCTGGTACGGCCCGACCAATGAGTCGACACTTTGGCAGGTCCCCCGCGACTGCACCCGGGAGTATCGACATCCCACCCAAAAACCCATTGCCCTCGCCGAGCGGGCCATCGTCAACAGCAGCCGTCGGGATGATGTGGTGCTTGATCTTTTCTTAGGCTCGGGCAGTACGCTCATCGCCGCCGAACGACTGACCCGTCGGTGCTTCGGGATCGAACTGGACCCGCGCTACTGCGATGCGATCGTTCGGCGTTACCTGACATTCGTCGGTGACCTTCAGCCGTTACATGACCTGCGCCAGCGCTACCTGGCCCGGCTGGAGGTTGCATTGTGA